One window of the Shewanella khirikhana genome contains the following:
- a CDS encoding radical SAM protein, whose protein sequence is MFDYIAPVFRPPSEWKSLILQVTNGCSYNRCRFCDMYTAEQKRFRAFKEDKIEADLAKAAASGVPIRRVFLADGDAMTLPFARLEAILLLIKQYLPDVSRVSSYCLPRNLANKSVPQLARLRELGLSLMYVGCESGDDEVLARVAKGETFASSLEALEKIRAAGMKSSVMILNGLGGKALSHQHALNSARLMNAAQPDYLSTLVVTLPLGKARMDEGFDGGFELPSQAELFTEMHTLLANLELEQTVFRSDHASNYLVLKGILGRDKDALLRQVQLAMQAPAEANLRQEWQRGL, encoded by the coding sequence ATGTTCGACTACATCGCACCCGTGTTTCGTCCGCCCTCGGAATGGAAGTCACTGATATTGCAGGTGACCAACGGTTGCAGCTACAACCGCTGCCGTTTTTGCGACATGTATACCGCCGAGCAGAAACGTTTTCGGGCCTTTAAAGAAGACAAAATCGAGGCGGATCTGGCCAAAGCCGCTGCCTCGGGCGTGCCCATCAGACGGGTGTTTCTGGCCGATGGCGATGCCATGACGCTGCCATTTGCCCGCCTCGAAGCCATCTTGCTGCTTATCAAACAATACCTGCCCGATGTGAGCCGGGTGAGCAGCTATTGTCTGCCGCGCAATCTGGCCAATAAGTCGGTGCCACAGTTGGCGCGGCTGCGGGAGCTGGGGCTCAGTTTGATGTATGTCGGCTGCGAGAGCGGCGATGATGAAGTGCTGGCCCGGGTTGCCAAGGGCGAAACCTTTGCCTCGTCGCTGGAGGCGCTGGAAAAAATCCGCGCCGCAGGGATGAAATCGTCGGTGATGATTTTAAATGGCCTCGGTGGCAAGGCTCTGTCGCATCAGCATGCGCTCAATTCTGCCCGGCTGATGAATGCCGCTCAGCCCGATTATCTGAGCACTCTGGTGGTGACATTGCCGCTTGGCAAGGCGCGGATGGATGAGGGTTTTGATGGTGGTTTTGAGCTGCCGTCCCAGGCGGAACTGTTTACCGAAATGCACACGCTGCTGGCCAATCTTGAACTTGAGCAGACAGTGTTCCGCTCAGATCACGCTTCCAACTATCTGGTGTTGAAGGGCATTTTGGGGCGGGATAAGGATGCGCTGCTCAGGCAGGTTCAACTGGCGATGCAGGCGCCTGCCGAGGCAAATCTGCGACAGGAGTGGCAGCGGGGGCTGTAG
- a CDS encoding LysR family transcriptional regulator — MLNQADIARIRSCDLNLLLCLAVLIEEQSVSRSAERLGLSQPAMSQNLKKLHKLFDEPLFVKQGQGIAATDKALKLYQPLHQWLQLSSRLLLQKPFLPEEASGKIRFSLVADVAEAFVPRLLERLMVDAPNVELEFIHKPSDIFSMLESGELDLAVGGVEMPPPNIYGRRTTREQYLVFFSPNHPIAKLAKPTIEDVFEWDHARFSASNLIEQQIDLLAQELGLGRKCSFSCSSILVLQQSLKAGRHLAFLPERFLARSEGLQHLALAQIPAIEGMLYWHARVHKDPLIQWFKDLCIELTKDMIAEGQLPQS; from the coding sequence ATGTTGAATCAGGCCGACATCGCCCGTATCCGTAGTTGCGACCTCAATCTGCTGCTGTGTCTTGCGGTATTGATTGAAGAGCAGAGTGTCTCGCGCAGCGCCGAGCGGCTGGGCCTGTCACAACCGGCCATGAGCCAGAACCTGAAAAAACTGCACAAGCTGTTTGATGAGCCGCTGTTTGTTAAGCAAGGCCAGGGCATTGCCGCCACCGACAAGGCGCTCAAGCTGTACCAGCCGCTGCACCAGTGGCTGCAGCTATCCAGCCGACTACTGCTGCAAAAGCCATTTTTGCCGGAGGAAGCCAGCGGTAAAATTCGCTTCAGCCTGGTGGCCGATGTGGCCGAGGCCTTTGTGCCGAGACTGCTGGAGCGGTTGATGGTGGATGCGCCCAATGTGGAGCTGGAGTTTATCCATAAACCGTCGGATATCTTTTCCATGTTGGAGTCGGGTGAGCTCGACTTGGCGGTAGGCGGGGTGGAAATGCCGCCACCCAACATTTATGGCCGCCGCACCACCCGCGAGCAATATCTGGTGTTTTTCAGCCCAAATCATCCCATCGCCAAGCTGGCAAAGCCGACGATTGAAGACGTGTTCGAGTGGGATCATGCCCGCTTCAGCGCCTCGAATCTGATTGAACAGCAAATCGACCTGTTGGCGCAGGAACTGGGCCTTGGCCGCAAATGCAGCTTCAGCTGCTCTTCGATTCTGGTACTGCAACAATCCCTGAAGGCCGGCAGGCACCTGGCATTCCTGCCGGAGCGATTCTTAGCCCGCAGCGAAGGCCTGCAGCACCTGGCGCTGGCACAAATTCCGGCCATCGAAGGCATGCTTTACTGGCATGCAAGGGTACATAAAGACCCATTAATCCAATGGTTTAAAGATTTGTGTATCGAGCTGACCAAAGACATGATTGCCGAGGGACAGCTGCCACAATCCTAG